From the genome of Desulfovibrio sp. JY:
GGTCGAGCCCATGTAGGTCGACAGGGTGCTGAAGAGGTTGTTGAACGTCACGCCCTTGTACTGGACCTGGGTGCGGTCGATGTCGGCGTAGATCTGTGGCGTCGAGGCGTTGTAGGTGACGTTGAGCGGGGTGAGCCCGGTCTGGGTGCGCCCGACGCCGACCAGCCCGTAACAGGCTTTTTGCAGGGCCACGGGGCCGAGGTTGCCCCGGTCCTCCACCATCATCTGGAAGCCGCCGGCCTGCCCCAGGCCCTGGATGGCCGGCGGGATCATCACGAAGGCCACGGCGTCCTGGAGCGTGGCCAGCCGCTCCCGGAGGTAGCGGACGATGGTGGTCTGGTCCACGCCCTTGGGCCGCTTGTCCCAGTCGGTGTAGGTGACGAAGACGGCGGCCATGTTGGGCTGATTCAAGGAATCGAGAATGGACATGCCGCCGAAGGTGATCCAGTCGGCCACGCCGGGCGCGTCCTTGAGAAATCCGTCGATCTGCTTGATGACCGCGGCCGTGCGCGACAGCGACGCCGCCGGCGGCAGCTGGACGCTGACGATGGCGTAGCCCTGGTCCTCTTCCGGCAAAAAGCCGGTGGGCAGGGAGGAGAAGCCGACGAACGTCACCGCGATGAGGATGACGTAGCCGATCATGGCCATCTTGGCGTGGTGGACCATGAAGCCGACGATGGCGGCGTAGACGTTTTCGCAGCGCTGATAGACGGCGTTGAATCCCCGGAAAAAGGCGTTGGGCTCCTTGGTGTGCGGCTTCATCCACAGGGCGCACTGGGTGGGCTTGAGCGTCGCGGCGTTGAGCGCGCTGATGACGGCCGTCGCGGCGATGACCAGGGAGAACTGGCGGTAGAGCTGGCCGGTGATGCCGGGCATGAATGAGGCCGGCAAAAAGACCGAGATCAGCACCAGGGTGATGCCGATGATCGGGCCGAAGAGCTCCTTCATGGTGAGAATCGCCGCGTCGTGGGGGGTATTCCCCTGTTCGATATGGTGGGCCGTGCCTTCCACGATGATGATGGCGTCGTCCACCACGATGCCGATGGCCAGGATGATGCCGAAAAGGGTCACCAGGTTGACGGAGAATCCCAGCATGGCCATGGCGATGAACGCGCCGAGGATCGTGACCGGCACCGTGGTGGCCGGCACGAGCATGGCCTTGAAATCCTGGAGAAAGAGCATGATGACCAGAAGCACCAGGATGCCGGCCTCGATCAGCGTCTTGTAGACGTCGTGGATGGACTGGTTGACGAAGCGGGTAGTGTCGAACGGGATGTTGTAGACGAGCCCGGGCGGAAAATCCGCCGCGATTTTCTTCATGGTCGACTTGACGAGGTCGGCCGTCTGGAGGGCGTTGGCTCCGGGCAGCAGGTAGATGGCGATGATGCTGGCCGGCTTGCCGTCCTTTTCGGCGAACAGGTCGTAGGTCTTGCTGCCGAGTTCCACCCGGGCCACGTCCTTTAAGCGCAGGACCTGCCCGGTCTGGTTGAAGTCGGTCTTGAGGATGATGTTCCCGAACTGTTCGGCGTCCTCCAGGCGGCCCTGGGTCTGGATCATGTACTGGAAGTGCATGTCCTTGGGGGCGGGCTGCTGGCCGATCTGGCCGGCGGCGACCTGGACGTTCTGCTGGGAGACGGCGTTGATCACGTCCTGGGCCGTCAGCCCATAGGTCTTGACCTTGTTCGGGTCGAGCCAGATGCGCATGCCGTATTCGTCGCTGCCGTTGACCGTGACCGAGCCGACGCCGGGGATGCGCGAGAGTTCGTCGCGCACGCGCAGGTAGCCGTAGTTGGACAGAAACAGGCTGTCGTAGGTGCTGTCCGGCGACTCCAGGGTGACGCACATCAGGATGGCCGTGGACTTTTTCTGCACCGTGACGCCCTGGGCCTGCACCTGCTGGGGCAGTCGGGCCAGGGCCTGGTTGACGCGGTTCTGGACGAGCACGGTGGCCATGTCCACGTCGGTGCCCACCTCGAAGGTCACGGTCAGGGTGTAGGAGCCGTCCGAGGCGCTGTTGGAACTCATGTAGAGCATGTTTTCCACGCCGTTGACCTGCTGCTCGATGGGCGCGGCCACGGAATCGATGATCACCTGGGGACTGGCGCCGGGAAAGCTGGTCGTGACCTGGACCGTCGACGGCGTGATGTTCGGGTACTGAGCCACGGGCAGCCCGAGCAGCGTGACCACGCCGAGCAGCATAATCAGCACGGCGAGCACGTTGGACAGGACCGGCCGCTCGATGAAGAATTTGGAGAACATGGCGCGCGGCCCTTATTTTTTGGCCCCGGCGGGCGGCGTCTTGGCCGCCTCGGGCGCGGCTTGGGGCGATTTGGGCGCGTCCGGCATCGGCTCGGCCTTGCCGCCGGCCCGAACCCGTTGCAGGTCGCTGACGATGACGCGTTCGTTGCCGGTCAGGCCCTTTTCCACCACGAGCATGTCATTGACGGAAAAGCCGATGGTCACGGGGCGTTGTTCCACCACGTTCTTGTCGTTTAAAAGCAGGACGAACCGGCCGAGCTGGTCCTGGCCGACGGCCGTATCCGGCACGAGCAGGGCCTCGCGCTCCATGAGCGGAATGCGCACCCGGGCGAAAAGGCCTGGAGCGATGGCGCCGTCGGGATTGGGCAGCTCGCCGCGAAGCAGGATGGTGCCGGTCTTGGGGTCGATGCCCAGGCCGTAGTAATCAAGCACGCCCTTGAACGGATAGTCGGTCGAATCGCCAAGTCCCATCTCGACGGGGATCTTGACGTGTTTGCCCGGAGCGGCCTTGCCGCCGCGGCTGGCCTGCAGGCGCAGCAGGTCGCGCTCGCCCAGGGTGAAGTAGACGTACATGGGGTCGTAGCTGATGATGGTGGCGAGCAGGGTCTTTTCCCCGCCGCCGACCAGGTTGCCCACGTCCACGTCGCGCCGGCTGACCCGGCCGTCGAAGGGGGCCGTGACCTTGGTGTAGCTCAAATTGATCTGGGCCAGCTCGATTTGCGCCTTGGCGTTTTCCACGCCGGCCTTGTACTGCTCGCGCTGGGCGTCCCATTTGACCACGTCCGTGTCCGGGCCGGCCTTTTCGCGCAGCAGGTTTTTGGCCCGCACGTATTCGATTTCGGCCTGATGCAGTCCGGCCAGCTGGCTTTGCAGCCCGGCCTTGGCTTCCAGGACCTTGGCTTCGTAGGGCTCGGGCTGGATCACGAACAGCAGTTGCCCCTTTTTGACGGTCGCGCCGTCCACGTAGGCCTGCTTGACCAGGAAGCCCTCGATGCGGGCGCGCAGGTCGACGGAATTGACGGCCTGGGTATTGCCGGTGAAATGCATGTATTCCGTGACCTTGCGGCGCTCGGGCGGGGCCACCTTGACCTTGGGCGGAGGCGGCGCCACGTACTCGTTGCCGCCCTTGCAACTGGAAAGGGCGAAAAGCGCGGCCGCGACTGCGACCAGGGCGACCAGGGCCGGAACGA
Proteins encoded in this window:
- a CDS encoding multidrug efflux RND transporter permease subunit; translation: MFSKFFIERPVLSNVLAVLIMLLGVVTLLGLPVAQYPNITPSTVQVTTSFPGASPQVIIDSVAAPIEQQVNGVENMLYMSSNSASDGSYTLTVTFEVGTDVDMATVLVQNRVNQALARLPQQVQAQGVTVQKKSTAILMCVTLESPDSTYDSLFLSNYGYLRVRDELSRIPGVGSVTVNGSDEYGMRIWLDPNKVKTYGLTAQDVINAVSQQNVQVAAGQIGQQPAPKDMHFQYMIQTQGRLEDAEQFGNIILKTDFNQTGQVLRLKDVARVELGSKTYDLFAEKDGKPASIIAIYLLPGANALQTADLVKSTMKKIAADFPPGLVYNIPFDTTRFVNQSIHDVYKTLIEAGILVLLVIMLFLQDFKAMLVPATTVPVTILGAFIAMAMLGFSVNLVTLFGIILAIGIVVDDAIIIVEGTAHHIEQGNTPHDAAILTMKELFGPIIGITLVLISVFLPASFMPGITGQLYRQFSLVIAATAVISALNAATLKPTQCALWMKPHTKEPNAFFRGFNAVYQRCENVYAAIVGFMVHHAKMAMIGYVILIAVTFVGFSSLPTGFLPEEDQGYAIVSVQLPPAASLSRTAAVIKQIDGFLKDAPGVADWITFGGMSILDSLNQPNMAAVFVTYTDWDKRPKGVDQTTIVRYLRERLATLQDAVAFVMIPPAIQGLGQAGGFQMMVEDRGNLGPVALQKACYGLVGVGRTQTGLTPLNVTYNASTPQIYADIDRTQVQYKGVTFNNLFSTLSTYMGSTYINDFNKFGRVYQVRAQAEPRFRLKAEDVMQLEVRNNRGEMMPLSAVTTIKDILGPTVLTRYNLYTAASVYGSAAAGFSSGQALTLMEQMAKANLPTSMATEWTNMSYQEKKVGNQAYLIFALAVVLVYLVLSAQYESWCTPTAVILVVPLALLGTMVALMLRHMDNNVYTQIGVVLLIALASKNAILIVEFARERRARGMDIAQAAVEAARLRFRPIIMTSFAFILGVVPLLTASGAGAASQRAVGTAVFGGMLASTILAVLVVPVFYVLVQGVAERVLGVDKPKVAQGADQDTPKEPGTR
- a CDS encoding efflux RND transporter periplasmic adaptor subunit; the encoded protein is MLMHHKRIVPALVALVAVAAALFALSSCKGGNEYVAPPPPKVKVAPPERRKVTEYMHFTGNTQAVNSVDLRARIEGFLVKQAYVDGATVKKGQLLFVIQPEPYEAKVLEAKAGLQSQLAGLHQAEIEYVRAKNLLREKAGPDTDVVKWDAQREQYKAGVENAKAQIELAQINLSYTKVTAPFDGRVSRRDVDVGNLVGGGEKTLLATIISYDPMYVYFTLGERDLLRLQASRGGKAAPGKHVKIPVEMGLGDSTDYPFKGVLDYYGLGIDPKTGTILLRGELPNPDGAIAPGLFARVRIPLMEREALLVPDTAVGQDQLGRFVLLLNDKNVVEQRPVTIGFSVNDMLVVEKGLTGNERVIVSDLQRVRAGGKAEPMPDAPKSPQAAPEAAKTPPAGAKK